One window from the genome of Ensifer canadensis encodes:
- a CDS encoding (2Fe-2S)-binding protein: MSRQALFKRRYRRDEEAIPFLLNGLPEIGRRGDTVMTAILSLGSSLRRTEFTGENRAGFCLIGACQDCFVMTADGSRVRACSTALKPGMAFFTTTMERVEHD; the protein is encoded by the coding sequence ATGTCGAGACAAGCCCTGTTCAAGCGCCGATATCGCCGGGACGAGGAAGCAATCCCGTTCCTGCTAAACGGCTTGCCCGAAATCGGACGACGTGGCGACACGGTCATGACGGCCATCCTTTCGCTCGGATCCAGCCTTCGCCGCACCGAATTCACCGGCGAGAACCGCGCAGGTTTCTGCCTGATCGGTGCCTGCCAGGATTGCTTCGTGATGACGGCGGACGGTAGCCGCGTGCGTGCCTGCAGCACGGCGCTGAAACCCGGCATGGCTTTTTTCACGACCACGATGGAGCGCGTCGAGCATGACTGA
- a CDS encoding ABC transporter permease yields MQRNGPVALVFHSLIVVFMLAPMVVVCLVAFTPENTLAMPWNGLSLRWFEAVFRHNDFMSSFGNSIRLALLSATISTLLAVPAALAITRYEFRGRDVLNALFLSPLIIPHLVLGVAFLRLFSLMSMTGSFTWLVATHAIIVTPYTLRLILASLTSMDRNAENAARTLGAAEWTVFKRITLPLLLPGISGGWLLAFINSFDELTMSIFVTSPSTVTLPVRMYMYASESIDPMMAAVSTLMIALATVTMIVLDRMFGLDRLLVGKG; encoded by the coding sequence ATGCAGAGAAACGGTCCTGTCGCGCTGGTCTTTCACAGCCTCATCGTCGTGTTCATGCTGGCTCCCATGGTCGTGGTGTGCCTCGTGGCCTTCACCCCTGAAAACACTTTGGCCATGCCATGGAACGGCCTGTCGCTGCGCTGGTTCGAGGCAGTCTTCCGCCACAACGACTTCATGTCGTCATTCGGCAACAGCATTCGATTGGCCCTCCTTTCGGCAACGATTTCGACACTGCTTGCTGTCCCGGCCGCCCTTGCCATCACGCGCTACGAGTTCCGCGGCCGTGATGTGCTGAACGCATTGTTCCTGTCGCCGCTGATCATCCCACATCTGGTTCTTGGCGTTGCCTTTCTCCGGTTGTTTTCGCTGATGAGCATGACCGGCTCCTTCACCTGGCTGGTGGCCACGCATGCAATCATCGTCACGCCCTATACGCTGAGGCTCATCCTCGCGTCGTTGACGAGCATGGATCGCAACGCCGAGAACGCGGCCCGCACCCTTGGAGCGGCCGAGTGGACGGTGTTCAAGCGCATCACCTTGCCGTTGCTGCTGCCGGGGATCAGCGGCGGCTGGCTGCTTGCCTTCATCAACAGCTTCGATGAACTGACGATGTCTATCTTCGTCACATCGCCTTCGACCGTGACCTTGCCGGTTCGCATGTACATGTATGCCAGCGAATCCATCGATCCGATGATGGCCGCGGTTTCCACGCTGATGATCGCGCTTGCGACCGTGACCATGATCGTCCTCGACCGGATGTTTGGGCTCGATCGTCTTCTTGTCGGCAAAGGCTGA
- a CDS encoding ABC transporter permease, with protein sequence MGAATPAAAPRAFAPLFLSAPATLFFIGLVLLPLALTIILSFNSYDYTAGIQNDFSLANYLTVLQDEYYLSTFWRTLRLALLTTVIAVLIGVPEAYILSNMRKPWRSIFLLVIIGPLLVSVVVRTFGWSMLLGKNGLVNGALAAVGLEPVQLLYTEAAIVIGLVHIMLPFMVIPVWTVLQKLDPTVEAAALTLGASRFTALRRIVFPQAALGILSGSLIVFALSASSFAIPGLLGGRRLKMAATLVYDEFLIELNWPLGATIAIIVLVANLVIMLAYNRLIEQQAKRKLG encoded by the coding sequence ATGGGCGCGGCGACCCCTGCGGCGGCGCCGCGCGCTTTCGCCCCGTTGTTCCTTTCGGCTCCGGCAACGCTGTTTTTCATTGGGCTTGTTCTGCTGCCACTGGCGCTAACGATCATCCTGTCGTTCAACAGCTACGACTATACCGCCGGCATTCAGAATGACTTCTCGCTCGCAAACTATCTGACCGTTCTGCAGGACGAGTATTACCTCTCGACCTTCTGGCGTACGCTGCGCCTGGCGCTGCTGACCACTGTGATCGCCGTGCTGATCGGTGTTCCGGAAGCCTACATCCTCTCCAACATGCGCAAGCCCTGGCGGTCGATCTTCCTGCTCGTCATCATCGGCCCGTTGCTAGTCTCGGTGGTCGTGCGCACCTTTGGCTGGAGCATGCTGCTAGGCAAGAACGGGCTGGTGAACGGCGCGCTTGCCGCCGTCGGCCTCGAGCCGGTGCAACTGCTCTACACCGAAGCGGCGATCGTCATCGGCCTCGTCCACATCATGCTGCCGTTCATGGTCATCCCGGTTTGGACGGTGCTTCAGAAGCTGGATCCGACCGTCGAGGCGGCGGCGCTCACGCTCGGCGCATCCCGCTTTACCGCCCTGCGCCGGATCGTCTTTCCGCAGGCCGCCCTTGGCATTCTCTCCGGCAGCCTGATCGTCTTCGCGCTGTCGGCGAGTTCCTTCGCCATCCCCGGCCTTCTCGGTGGGAGGCGGCTGAAGATGGCGGCGACGCTCGTCTACGACGAGTTCCTGATCGAACTCAATTGGCCGCTCGGCGCTACCATCGCCATCATCGTCCTCGTCGCCAACCTCGTGATCATGCTCGCCTATAACAGGCTCATCGAGCAGCAGGCCAAACGGAAGCTGGGTTGA
- a CDS encoding ABC transporter ATP-binding protein, protein MSFLSLKQVSRFYGSVAAVHNFDLGVEKGEFISLLGPSGCGKTTTLQMIAGLVRPSSGTIMMGGRDITYMPPPQRQLGVVFQSYALFPHMTVAQNVSFGLEMRKVAKAERETRIKDILALVHLSALADRYPREMSGGQRQRVAIARALVINPPVLLLDEPLSNLDAQLREEMQFELRRIQQAVGITTIMVTHDQAEALSISDRVVVMEKGKITQVDTPYELYEHPRNDFISSFVGKSNFMPATAVANGAGTTISIGSTDITFETDAKTASKDVSVFIRPEKLRLTTPSNGQLQGTVTTRYFMGSQWLVSAATPAGVLAVAVPNLGAPPPLEGENVGLSWQHGDCRVLAAGAAE, encoded by the coding sequence ATGAGTTTCCTCAGCCTAAAACAGGTTTCCAGATTCTACGGATCGGTTGCCGCTGTTCACAATTTCGACCTTGGTGTGGAGAAGGGCGAGTTCATCTCGCTTCTGGGACCATCCGGTTGCGGCAAGACGACAACGCTGCAAATGATCGCGGGTCTCGTGCGTCCGTCCTCGGGCACGATCATGATGGGCGGCCGCGACATCACCTACATGCCGCCGCCGCAACGGCAGCTCGGCGTGGTCTTTCAAAGCTACGCGCTCTTCCCGCACATGACGGTTGCGCAAAATGTCAGCTTCGGCCTCGAGATGCGCAAGGTTGCGAAGGCCGAGCGCGAAACGCGCATCAAGGACATTCTTGCTCTCGTCCACCTCTCGGCGCTCGCCGATCGATATCCGCGCGAGATGTCCGGCGGCCAGCGCCAGCGTGTGGCGATCGCCCGTGCGCTGGTCATCAATCCGCCGGTTCTGCTGCTGGATGAGCCGCTGTCCAACCTCGATGCCCAGCTTCGCGAAGAAATGCAGTTCGAATTGCGTCGCATCCAACAGGCCGTCGGCATCACCACCATCATGGTTACGCACGACCAGGCCGAGGCGCTCTCCATTAGCGACCGCGTCGTGGTCATGGAGAAGGGCAAGATCACTCAGGTCGACACGCCCTACGAACTCTATGAACACCCGCGCAACGATTTCATTTCTTCCTTTGTCGGAAAGTCGAACTTCATGCCGGCGACTGCGGTCGCAAACGGTGCGGGCACCACAATCTCGATTGGTAGTACCGACATAACCTTCGAAACGGACGCCAAGACGGCAAGCAAGGATGTTTCCGTATTCATCCGCCCGGAAAAGCTGCGTCTGACGACACCATCCAACGGGCAGCTTCAGGGAACCGTGACCACCCGCTACTTCATGGGCAGCCAGTGGCTGGTCAGCGCTGCGACCCCGGCCGGCGTTCTGGCCGTCGCCGTTCCCAATCTTGGCGCACCGCCGCCGCTGGAAGGCGAAAATGTGGGCCTGTCCTGGCAGCATGGCGACTGTCGCGTTCTCGCTGCGGGAGCTGCCGAGTGA
- a CDS encoding IclR family transcriptional regulator has product MTQISESEAVGNSSLSKAIHILKDLAAQSVEGVRLIDLARRLNLSQPSAHRLLKTLIAEDMVEQMPDSKSYRLSLEFFSIASQARRREGILDIARPSLLRLSATFNDTVFLLVRSNFDAICLDRVEGPFPIRSFTGDIGGKVPLGIGQGSIAILSYLPEEEREAIIKFNMPRIMDRAAIDEVDLRIKIEEVRRIGAAQMNFEMIEGMAGLGVPVLDRNGIAVASLSIGTLASRLTEMRSGTITDLLKSEAQAISNKLNPFDPTLRYPASALRASSKS; this is encoded by the coding sequence ATGACGCAGATTTCGGAATCCGAAGCCGTTGGCAACTCCAGCCTCTCGAAGGCAATCCACATCCTGAAAGATCTGGCGGCGCAGTCGGTGGAAGGTGTGCGGTTGATCGACCTTGCGCGCAGGTTGAATCTGAGCCAACCGTCGGCACATCGTCTGCTGAAGACCCTTATCGCCGAGGACATGGTTGAGCAGATGCCGGACAGCAAATCCTACCGTCTGTCGCTGGAGTTCTTTTCCATCGCCTCGCAGGCAAGGCGGCGCGAGGGCATCCTCGATATCGCCCGCCCATCACTGCTGCGACTTTCGGCGACCTTCAACGACACAGTGTTTCTGCTGGTGCGCAGCAACTTCGATGCAATTTGCCTCGACCGCGTCGAGGGGCCGTTCCCCATCCGCTCGTTTACCGGCGACATCGGCGGCAAGGTGCCATTGGGCATCGGCCAGGGCAGCATCGCCATTCTCTCCTACCTGCCGGAGGAGGAGCGCGAGGCCATCATCAAGTTCAACATGCCCCGCATCATGGATCGTGCGGCGATCGATGAAGTTGATCTGCGCATCAAGATCGAGGAGGTGCGCCGCATCGGCGCTGCGCAGATGAATTTCGAGATGATTGAAGGCATGGCCGGCTTGGGCGTTCCGGTTCTCGATCGAAACGGCATTGCCGTCGCCTCCTTAAGCATCGGGACCCTGGCATCGAGGCTGACCGAAATGCGCAGCGGCACGATCACCGATCTGCTGAAATCGGAAGCGCAGGCGATCAGCAACAAGCTCAACCCGTTCGATCCGACCTTGCGCTATCCCGCTTCGGCATTGCGCGCCTCGTCCAAGTCTTAA
- a CDS encoding CopG family transcriptional regulator, translating to MRTTLAIDDDVLIAAKAMAAQQHRSLGEVISELARRSLRRPRSGNERNGIPLLTSRPNTPPVALEIVNALRDELP from the coding sequence TTGAGAACGACACTTGCGATCGATGACGATGTCCTGATTGCAGCCAAGGCCATGGCAGCCCAGCAGCATCGGAGCCTTGGCGAGGTCATTTCCGAGCTGGCAAGGCGTTCTTTGCGCCGGCCCCGCAGCGGTAACGAGCGCAATGGAATTCCTCTTCTGACGTCACGACCGAATACCCCGCCAGTTGCCCTCGAAATCGTCAACGCCTTGCGTGACGAACTGCCGTGA
- a CDS encoding ATP-binding cassette domain-containing protein — MAADTQGTPIVEMRSIEKVFGAVQALRSVDLVLHPGEILGLVGDNSAGKSTLMKILTGAYQRDAGEIFVAGHPVHFRSPHESRDVGIEMIYQDFALCGNMDVGQNIFLGRWPLKGPFVDRRKMYAEADKVLKRLKVDVNSVYQKVESLSGGRQQSVAIARAISFEPQVVILDEPTANLSVMATERLLETMLELKRQGVAQVIISHRLVDIFAVGDRVMVLKRGEYVGDRYIKHTDEHEILEIIVSGTRERALTAEQAVR, encoded by the coding sequence ATGGCCGCTGATACCCAAGGTACACCGATCGTGGAAATGCGGAGCATCGAAAAGGTGTTCGGTGCGGTCCAGGCGCTACGCTCGGTCGACTTGGTGCTCCATCCCGGCGAGATCCTCGGTCTCGTTGGCGACAATTCCGCCGGCAAATCAACGCTAATGAAAATCCTGACCGGCGCCTACCAGCGCGATGCTGGCGAGATATTCGTCGCCGGACACCCGGTGCATTTCAGGAGCCCGCATGAGAGCCGCGACGTCGGTATCGAGATGATCTACCAGGATTTCGCGTTGTGCGGGAACATGGACGTCGGGCAGAACATATTTCTGGGCCGCTGGCCGCTCAAGGGCCCGTTCGTCGATCGGCGGAAGATGTATGCGGAGGCCGACAAGGTGTTGAAACGGCTCAAGGTCGACGTCAACTCCGTCTACCAGAAGGTCGAAAGCCTGTCGGGCGGCCGCCAGCAATCGGTGGCGATTGCCCGCGCCATCTCGTTCGAGCCGCAGGTCGTAATCCTCGATGAGCCGACCGCCAATCTTTCGGTGATGGCGACCGAACGCCTGCTTGAAACGATGCTGGAATTGAAGAGACAGGGTGTAGCCCAGGTTATCATCTCTCATCGGCTGGTAGATATCTTTGCCGTCGGCGATCGCGTGATGGTGCTGAAGCGCGGCGAGTATGTCGGCGACCGCTATATCAAGCACACTGACGAACACGAGATTCTGGAGATCATTGTTTCCGGCACCCGCGAAAGGGCACTCACGGCGGAGCAGGCAGTGCGTTGA
- a CDS encoding ABC transporter permease — translation MAPVETTSLGRAPPQLAGGWEAGLILFLVLLYVGGVFANPTFFASTDALHALLRDTSRVGIIAVGMTFVIVNKDLDLSVGSTYGLVAVAFARLFSPSFLDLEITASVILCLLLGTAIGLLNGVLVTILRAPAFIATLTILFIGRGFVLALTHGQAIYYSGKADEFPLFFHLGETNVLGFNNQIIVFACVVALGAVVLAKTRWGYETLATGGNEQAAVYAGIPARWVRIRAYLISSLCATLAALLSAAQDKGVTPLYGVSWELTVIASVVIGGASILGGRGRVIGSCLGAAVVVLVDKVLREGWPITRIVVIDGENIAVNARFTLPAGAVLVFLGLLLVIAVLIEPYLIRRQVAGRFWAWLRGRPPPPAYEMGGVALEGVQTKGAMASDRELTATGFGKFLARRDALAVILTILLWLTGLTLRPDYWWNLSNTFAILLNYTELALIAVGLTYVIAAGDIDLSVGAVLALSGSTAAYFLKVLGADPMTAVAMGLIVGMLAGLVNATVTVGFKLPAFIATLGMFYIARGLAAWFVAGQQLTGWPEGYNLLGRKANDVLLHFGFSLPPGFLRTVAEVVSVQTIWMFFVALVAGLVLAYSPFGLKVLSTGGNLRASAYAGINTNRVRFLALLLSALCASMAGIINVAYFRSFNPVAGQFRELDAIASVIIGGGSIFGGYGTIIGSLAGAAAITLVRALLQLNVQGFTMPQHWINVFIGVILIVAVLVDIWVRQANIFGRMRSFLAQRGQRSETSHGR, via the coding sequence ATGGCGCCTGTGGAGACGACATCGCTCGGCCGTGCGCCTCCGCAGCTCGCCGGCGGCTGGGAGGCCGGTCTCATACTGTTCCTAGTCCTGCTCTATGTCGGCGGCGTGTTCGCCAATCCGACCTTCTTCGCCTCGACGGACGCGCTTCACGCCCTGCTTCGCGATACCTCCCGCGTGGGGATCATCGCCGTGGGGATGACCTTCGTTATCGTCAACAAGGACCTCGATCTGTCGGTAGGGTCCACCTACGGCCTCGTCGCGGTGGCGTTCGCCCGGCTTTTTTCACCGAGCTTTCTCGATCTCGAAATCACGGCCTCAGTCATTCTTTGTCTGCTGCTGGGGACGGCGATCGGGTTACTCAACGGCGTGCTCGTGACCATCTTAAGGGCGCCGGCATTCATCGCGACTCTGACGATCCTTTTCATCGGCCGCGGTTTCGTGCTGGCGCTGACGCACGGCCAGGCGATCTATTATTCCGGCAAGGCGGATGAATTTCCGCTGTTCTTCCACCTCGGCGAAACCAATGTCCTCGGCTTCAACAACCAGATCATCGTCTTCGCCTGCGTTGTCGCGCTCGGAGCCGTTGTGCTTGCCAAAACCCGCTGGGGCTACGAGACACTCGCCACCGGTGGGAACGAACAGGCGGCAGTCTATGCCGGTATTCCCGCACGCTGGGTGCGCATCCGCGCCTACCTGATCTCGTCGCTCTGTGCGACCCTTGCGGCTCTCCTGTCGGCGGCACAGGATAAGGGCGTAACCCCCCTTTATGGTGTCAGCTGGGAACTCACCGTCATCGCATCCGTGGTCATCGGCGGCGCGTCGATCCTGGGCGGTCGCGGTCGCGTGATCGGCTCTTGCCTGGGAGCCGCGGTCGTCGTGCTGGTCGACAAGGTCTTGCGCGAAGGATGGCCAATCACGCGCATTGTCGTCATCGACGGCGAGAATATTGCGGTCAACGCCAGGTTCACCCTACCCGCGGGCGCGGTACTTGTTTTCCTCGGCCTCCTTCTCGTCATTGCGGTGCTGATAGAGCCCTATCTCATCCGCCGCCAAGTCGCGGGCCGCTTCTGGGCCTGGCTGCGCGGCCGCCCGCCGCCACCCGCCTATGAGATGGGCGGCGTGGCTCTCGAGGGCGTCCAGACCAAGGGAGCGATGGCGAGCGACCGGGAGCTGACGGCTACCGGGTTCGGCAAGTTTCTCGCACGCCGCGACGCGCTTGCCGTTATCCTGACAATCCTGTTGTGGCTGACGGGGCTCACCCTCAGGCCCGACTACTGGTGGAACCTCTCCAATACGTTCGCGATCCTGCTCAACTACACAGAACTTGCTCTCATCGCGGTCGGGCTCACCTATGTCATCGCAGCCGGCGATATCGATCTCTCCGTCGGGGCGGTACTTGCGCTTTCGGGCAGCACCGCGGCCTATTTTCTGAAGGTGCTGGGCGCCGACCCGATGACCGCCGTGGCGATGGGCCTGATTGTCGGAATGCTCGCCGGACTCGTCAACGCCACCGTCACAGTCGGTTTCAAGCTGCCGGCCTTCATCGCTACGCTGGGCATGTTCTACATCGCCCGCGGTCTTGCCGCCTGGTTCGTCGCCGGCCAGCAACTGACGGGCTGGCCCGAAGGCTACAACCTGCTCGGCCGCAAGGCGAACGACGTCCTCCTACATTTCGGCTTTTCGCTGCCGCCCGGCTTTCTTCGGACTGTCGCAGAAGTCGTCAGCGTGCAGACGATCTGGATGTTCTTTGTCGCCCTGGTGGCTGGCCTCGTGCTCGCTTACTCGCCGTTCGGACTGAAGGTCCTGTCCACCGGCGGCAACCTCCGCGCCTCGGCTTACGCGGGCATCAACACGAACCGCGTGCGTTTCCTCGCGCTCTTGTTGTCAGCGCTCTGCGCCTCCATGGCCGGGATCATCAACGTCGCCTACTTTCGCAGTTTCAACCCCGTCGCCGGCCAGTTCCGCGAACTGGACGCCATCGCCTCGGTCATCATCGGCGGCGGATCGATCTTCGGCGGTTACGGCACCATCATCGGCTCGCTTGCCGGCGCCGCGGCGATCACGCTCGTGCGGGCGCTGCTGCAATTGAACGTCCAGGGGTTCACCATGCCGCAGCACTGGATCAATGTCTTTATCGGCGTCATCCTTATCGTGGCCGTGCTCGTCGACATTTGGGTTCGCCAAGCCAATATCTTCGGACGCATGCGCTCCTTTTTGGCGCAACGCGGACAAAGATCGGAGACCAGTCATGGCCGCTGA
- a CDS encoding substrate-binding domain-containing protein, translating into MRRILLHAAASVAALSLGVSYASAQSGSVEKAVGGYSFEEAAKEAPGTKDFHSADGHLTFGIVTHTAGNGFFDPVYVGATVAGNMIGAKILLLGSESPVDDPAREIEILNQIVQDPTIDGIIMTTPQVGAYNDIVKAAEAKGIPVATTNSFDGTLLNRSSISHTGQDASAAAIGGEALAKCVLDSGKTSGSILLPSSTAMGNIEVNNRVTSAFNAIVKTLKDAGKLENFKVDAGPENVGIDTNPNDPVNALVSLFESRGDVVGAFTANNVFTPPLVKAVAQMGWTGKFCAFGFDLGPAQQEGITAGNLTGSLGQQPFLQGFWPVMQLYLQIDRGISAANLDTRAQLVTKETVANVGKRFEN; encoded by the coding sequence ATGAGGCGTATTTTGTTGCACGCGGCAGCATCGGTCGCGGCGCTCTCGCTTGGCGTCTCGTATGCATCCGCGCAATCAGGCAGTGTCGAGAAGGCGGTCGGCGGCTACAGTTTCGAGGAGGCCGCAAAAGAGGCGCCCGGTACCAAGGACTTTCATTCGGCCGACGGCCACCTCACCTTTGGTATCGTGACGCACACCGCCGGGAACGGTTTTTTCGATCCCGTCTATGTTGGCGCCACTGTGGCTGGCAACATGATCGGCGCCAAGATCCTGCTGCTTGGCTCGGAATCGCCGGTGGATGATCCGGCCCGCGAGATCGAAATCCTTAATCAGATCGTTCAGGATCCGACGATCGACGGTATCATCATGACGACACCGCAGGTCGGCGCCTACAACGACATCGTCAAGGCCGCCGAGGCAAAGGGAATTCCCGTCGCTACGACAAATTCCTTTGACGGGACGCTGCTCAATCGCAGTAGCATCAGTCATACCGGCCAGGACGCATCCGCGGCTGCGATCGGCGGCGAAGCACTTGCCAAATGCGTGCTCGACAGCGGCAAGACGAGCGGCTCGATCCTGCTGCCGTCCTCGACCGCGATGGGCAATATCGAAGTGAACAACCGGGTGACCTCGGCCTTTAATGCGATCGTCAAGACACTGAAGGACGCCGGAAAGCTTGAAAACTTCAAGGTGGACGCCGGGCCGGAGAATGTCGGCATCGACACGAACCCGAACGACCCCGTGAACGCGCTCGTGTCGCTCTTCGAGTCGCGTGGTGACGTCGTCGGGGCCTTCACCGCAAACAACGTCTTCACACCGCCACTCGTAAAGGCAGTCGCGCAAATGGGATGGACCGGTAAGTTCTGTGCCTTCGGCTTCGATCTGGGGCCGGCGCAGCAAGAGGGCATCACCGCGGGCAACCTAACGGGCTCGCTGGGACAACAGCCGTTTCTGCAAGGCTTCTGGCCGGTCATGCAGCTCTACCTGCAGATCGACCGCGGCATTTCGGCCGCCAATCTCGACACACGGGCCCAGCTGGTGACGAAGGAGACCGTCGCCAATGTCGGCAAGCGCTTCGAGAACTGA
- a CDS encoding fumarylacetoacetate hydrolase family protein, whose protein sequence is MELSKNGTFVGRVWLPQEEGPALVAVRAGVLFDITSKDAPTMRDLAEMDDAVGFVRAQEGKAICNLDDVLSGRAANPSIPRLLAPCDLHAIKACGVTFARSMLERVIEERAAGNPDLASKIRERVTAVVGDSLRNLKAGSLEAAKVKEALIEEGVWSQYLEVGIGPDAEVFTKGQIMSAVGYGDEVGLHPISRWNNPEPEVVLVVDSQGRVKGATLGNDVNLRDVEGRSALLLGKAKDNNASCALGPFIRLFDESYSIDDVRDAELDLRIEGEDGYVLTGRSSMKEISRDPLDLVAQTIGPHHQYPDGLMLFMGTLFAPVEDRDVPGQGFTHKIGDVVTISNAKLGALVNTVRLSTECPPWTFGASHLMRNLAARQLI, encoded by the coding sequence ATGGAACTCAGTAAGAACGGCACCTTCGTAGGTCGCGTTTGGCTGCCGCAAGAAGAGGGGCCGGCGCTGGTGGCTGTTAGGGCCGGCGTTCTCTTCGATATTACCTCGAAAGATGCGCCAACGATGCGCGATCTCGCCGAGATGGACGATGCAGTCGGGTTTGTTCGTGCCCAAGAGGGAAAAGCGATCTGCAATCTCGACGATGTTTTGTCCGGCAGGGCCGCTAACCCGAGCATACCCCGGCTGCTCGCCCCATGCGATCTTCACGCGATCAAGGCCTGCGGAGTGACCTTTGCACGCTCGATGCTCGAGCGGGTGATCGAGGAGCGCGCGGCAGGAAATCCCGACCTCGCCTCCAAAATCCGCGAACGCGTGACGGCGGTCGTCGGAGACAGCCTGCGCAATCTCAAGGCCGGTTCGCTGGAAGCGGCGAAGGTCAAGGAGGCACTGATCGAGGAGGGCGTCTGGTCTCAATATCTCGAAGTCGGAATTGGTCCCGACGCCGAAGTCTTCACAAAGGGACAGATCATGTCGGCGGTCGGCTATGGGGACGAGGTGGGGCTCCACCCGATCTCGAGATGGAACAACCCTGAACCGGAGGTGGTGCTGGTTGTCGACAGCCAGGGCCGGGTGAAGGGGGCGACGCTCGGCAACGATGTGAACCTGCGCGATGTCGAAGGGCGCTCGGCGCTGTTGCTCGGCAAAGCCAAGGACAACAACGCCTCCTGCGCACTCGGTCCGTTCATTCGACTGTTCGACGAAAGCTATTCGATCGATGACGTTCGCGACGCCGAACTCGATCTGAGGATTGAGGGCGAAGATGGCTATGTCCTGACCGGCCGCAGCTCGATGAAGGAGATCAGCCGCGATCCACTCGACCTAGTGGCACAGACCATCGGTCCCCATCACCAATATCCCGATGGCTTGATGTTGTTCATGGGCACGCTGTTCGCTCCAGTCGAAGATCGCGACGTCCCCGGTCAGGGCTTCACACACAAGATCGGCGATGTCGTGACGATTTCCAACGCCAAGCTCGGCGCTCTCGTCAACACGGTGAGGCTATCTACCGAGTGCCCTCCCTGGACCTTCGGCGCGTCCCATCTCATGCGCAACCTCGCCGCACGCCAGCTAATCTAG
- a CDS encoding aldose 1-epimerase, with protein sequence MVADRIILDNGNARLELVPALGGGIARLDVRHPDGALLPVLRPWNGRMEDGPLALGCNVLVPFSNRISGGGFEHDGAFHPVPANFCGEPLPIHGDGFQRCWRTLAQRSESLEVECDGEIGPFRYRARQIITLAMGKLIVELEVENLSGQALPFGVGFHPWFPRNVDTRLQFRAAEIWLEDERHLPAGRQEIGDASDWNFDGGRILPDGWINNAFGEWGGEAVITQGERAVSLRLSASDNLAYALVFSPGSKADFFCFEPVSHPVDAHNLEGHPGLQVLEHRQKLTASMTLEWDERYGTQ encoded by the coding sequence ATGGTGGCCGACCGGATTATCCTGGACAATGGCAACGCGCGCCTCGAACTCGTGCCGGCGCTCGGAGGGGGGATTGCGCGGCTTGATGTGCGACACCCGGACGGCGCGTTGCTTCCCGTGTTGAGGCCGTGGAACGGTCGGATGGAGGATGGACCCCTCGCACTCGGCTGCAATGTCCTTGTCCCGTTTTCCAATCGCATTTCCGGGGGCGGCTTCGAACATGATGGTGCGTTCCATCCTGTTCCTGCCAACTTTTGTGGCGAGCCATTGCCCATTCATGGGGACGGCTTTCAGCGGTGTTGGCGCACGCTTGCTCAGCGCTCAGAGTCCCTTGAAGTAGAATGTGACGGGGAGATCGGTCCATTCCGCTACCGGGCACGGCAAATCATCACGCTCGCCATGGGCAAACTGATCGTAGAGCTCGAAGTTGAAAACTTGTCGGGGCAAGCATTGCCGTTCGGCGTGGGGTTCCATCCGTGGTTTCCCAGAAATGTGGACACTCGGCTGCAATTTCGTGCCGCGGAGATATGGCTGGAGGACGAGCGTCATCTTCCCGCCGGGCGGCAAGAGATCGGTGACGCTTCAGACTGGAACTTCGATGGCGGGCGGATCTTGCCCGACGGCTGGATCAACAATGCCTTCGGCGAGTGGGGTGGAGAAGCCGTGATCACGCAAGGCGAGAGGGCCGTCTCTCTCAGGCTCTCCGCTTCGGATAACCTCGCATATGCGTTGGTCTTCTCGCCGGGGTCGAAGGCCGACTTCTTTTGTTTTGAGCCGGTCTCCCACCCCGTCGACGCGCATAATCTTGAGGGTCACCCCGGCCTTCAGGTGCTCGAACACCGTCAAAAACTGACTGCTTCAATGACGTTGGAATGGGATGAACGATATGGAACTCAGTAA